Proteins encoded in a region of the Oikeobacillus pervagus genome:
- a CDS encoding response regulator transcription factor — MEKDVKILVVDDEERIRRLLKMYLERENYIIEEAEDGESAVELALRNEYDLILLDIMMPGKDGIEVCKEIRETKATPVIMLTAKGEEANRVQGFEVGTDDYIVKPFSPREVVLRVKALLRRSSSTSYLQTDTSSKDLIVYPNLTIDNDAHRVLADGKEVNLTPKEYELLYFLAKSPDKVFDREHLLKEVWHYEFFGDLRTVDTHVKRLREKLNKVSENAAKMIVTVWGVGYKFEVMNG; from the coding sequence GTGGAGAAGGATGTTAAAATCTTAGTGGTAGACGATGAAGAAAGAATTCGTCGATTATTGAAAATGTACTTAGAGAGAGAGAATTACATAATAGAAGAAGCGGAAGATGGGGAATCTGCCGTTGAACTTGCCTTACGTAATGAATATGATCTGATTTTGTTAGATATCATGATGCCAGGTAAAGATGGGATCGAAGTGTGTAAGGAGATAAGAGAAACGAAAGCGACCCCCGTGATTATGCTTACGGCAAAAGGGGAAGAGGCTAATCGTGTTCAAGGGTTTGAAGTCGGTACCGATGATTATATTGTGAAACCTTTTAGTCCACGTGAAGTAGTGCTACGTGTTAAGGCGTTATTACGGCGCTCTTCATCAACCAGTTACTTGCAAACTGATACATCATCAAAGGATTTAATTGTCTATCCAAATTTAACCATTGATAACGATGCCCATCGGGTCTTAGCAGATGGAAAAGAAGTCAATTTAACTCCGAAAGAATATGAATTATTATATTTTCTAGCCAAATCCCCTGACAAGGTATTTGATCGTGAGCATTTATTAAAAGAAGTGTGGCATTATGAATTTTTTGGTGATTTACGGACTGTTGATACGCATGTGAAAAGATTACGTGAGAAATTAAATAAAGTTTCCGAGAATGCGGCAAAAATGATCGTCACTGTTTGGGGTGTCGGTTATAAATTCGAGGTTATGAATGGATGA
- the ccsB gene encoding c-type cytochrome biogenesis protein CcsB, with protein sequence MVKWSGNLLYAAFVLYLVATLLFGGAIKQGQKDRKPNKWGKLGFIVTIIGFIAQLGYFILRWIASGHAPVSNLFEYATFFGMMLVAAFIVLYSIYKVAALGLFALPIAIVMIAYASMFPKDISPLIPALQSDWLHIHVTTTAAGQGILALSFIAGVIYLVKNIDQSTRNLRTFFLEVIMYSIITVVGFVFVTMTFNFMNYEVSFDFVTKDGQQQVVEYTLPAIAGPHEGVIQTKDRMEPFFNVPAFINGKKLNTVIWSIFAGTILYILIRLIARKRVAAIFQPLVKNLNSDLIDEISYRSVLIGFPIFTLGGLIFAMIWAQIAWTRFWGWDPKEVWALITWLFYAAFLHLRLSKGWHGEKSAWLAVIGFAIIMFNFVAVNLVIAGLHSYVSS encoded by the coding sequence TTGGTCAAATGGAGCGGCAATTTACTCTATGCCGCTTTCGTTCTTTATTTAGTTGCCACCTTGTTATTCGGCGGAGCCATTAAACAAGGTCAAAAAGATAGGAAGCCTAATAAATGGGGAAAACTTGGATTTATTGTTACAATTATCGGCTTTATTGCACAACTTGGTTATTTTATATTGAGATGGATCGCATCAGGGCATGCACCAGTAAGTAATTTATTCGAATATGCGACCTTTTTTGGAATGATGCTTGTTGCGGCTTTTATTGTTCTCTATTCTATTTATAAAGTAGCTGCATTAGGGCTGTTTGCACTACCTATTGCTATTGTCATGATTGCTTATGCAAGCATGTTCCCTAAAGATATTAGTCCGTTGATTCCGGCGTTACAGAGTGATTGGCTACATATTCATGTAACGACTACAGCCGCTGGACAAGGGATTTTAGCACTTAGCTTTATAGCAGGTGTCATTTATCTAGTGAAAAATATTGATCAATCGACCCGGAATTTACGAACATTTTTTCTAGAAGTGATTATGTATTCAATTATTACCGTAGTTGGATTCGTTTTTGTTACAATGACCTTTAATTTCATGAACTATGAGGTTTCCTTTGATTTTGTGACGAAAGATGGACAACAACAGGTCGTAGAATATACACTACCTGCAATCGCGGGTCCTCATGAGGGAGTTATTCAAACGAAAGATCGTATGGAGCCCTTTTTCAATGTCCCAGCCTTTATTAATGGAAAAAAATTAAACACAGTGATTTGGTCAATTTTTGCAGGTACAATCCTTTATATCCTGATCCGTCTTATAGCTAGAAAACGAGTCGCTGCAATATTCCAACCTTTAGTCAAGAACTTAAATTCCGATCTAATAGATGAAATTAGTTATCGGTCCGTATTAATTGGTTTTCCAATCTTCACTTTAGGTGGATTGATCTTTGCGATGATTTGGGCTCAGATTGCTTGGACCCGTTTTTGGGGATGGGATCCAAAAGAAGTTTGGGCATTAATCACTTGGTTGTTCTATGCGGCATTTTTACATCTTCGCTTATCAAAAGGATGGCATGGTGAAAAATCGGCATGGTTAGCTGTAATTGGATTTGCCATTATTATGTTTAACTTCGTTGCCGTGAACTTAGTAATTGCTGGTCTCCATTCTTATGTAAGTTCGTAA
- the resB gene encoding cytochrome c biogenesis protein ResB — protein sequence MEKVKCECGHVNPHGTILCESCGRALTVEAQKEKLHDMRYEGSARRSQTYNKSIVDKVWNFFSSVKVGVWLIIITLIASSIGTILPQEMYIPQNRPAKDYYADVYGVWGEIYYSLGFHDLYDSVWYVALIALIGVSLVICSIDRVVPLHRALKNQRIVRHPTFMEKQRLFSRQEIQTYDQDVEKVKEQLEKKHYKIREENGNILAEKGRFSRWGPYVNHIGLIIVLIAAMLRSVDGMYIDEMLWIREGETLEIPGTNGEYYLKNNKFTVDQYDKNDNSAVFKDALDKAGAVVKNYQSDVVLYKNENTEGAKPNLKEVTDKSIRVNEPLKFENFAVYQNSFVQDEPKAMEFTLKNKKTNEEIGDVKIDLWEQQEVYDIADGYKIELLGYYPDFDGFAENGEPKSKSPVPNNPAFLFKMISPEHKDGEVSFVAIRQTIEPLGDTEYKMAFKNFETLNKSALTIRKDLTLWIFGIGGLIFMIGVIQGAYWNHRRIWIQKVGDEVYLAGHTNKNWHGLKREISSALEGTSIPEPLDRKK from the coding sequence ATGGAAAAGGTAAAATGTGAATGCGGCCATGTGAATCCGCATGGGACCATTTTATGTGAATCATGTGGGAGAGCTTTAACAGTTGAAGCTCAGAAAGAGAAACTTCATGATATGCGATATGAGGGAAGTGCAAGGCGTTCACAAACATATAATAAATCAATAGTCGATAAAGTTTGGAACTTTTTTTCATCTGTAAAAGTTGGCGTATGGTTGATTATTATTACGTTGATTGCATCGTCCATCGGGACCATTCTTCCGCAGGAAATGTATATTCCGCAAAATCGTCCGGCTAAAGATTATTATGCTGATGTGTATGGCGTATGGGGGGAAATATATTATTCGTTAGGGTTTCATGACTTATATGATTCGGTTTGGTATGTTGCGTTAATCGCTCTAATTGGTGTATCCCTTGTTATATGTAGTATCGACCGGGTTGTCCCTTTACATAGAGCCCTAAAGAACCAGAGAATTGTTCGCCATCCTACATTTATGGAAAAACAACGTCTATTTTCGCGGCAGGAGATCCAAACGTACGACCAGGATGTTGAAAAGGTAAAAGAACAATTAGAAAAAAAGCATTATAAAATTCGAGAAGAGAATGGCAATATTTTAGCAGAAAAAGGTCGATTCTCCAGATGGGGGCCATACGTAAACCATATTGGTCTGATTATCGTGTTAATCGCTGCCATGCTTCGCTCTGTAGATGGAATGTATATTGACGAAATGTTATGGATTCGTGAAGGAGAAACATTAGAAATTCCAGGTACAAATGGCGAGTATTATTTGAAAAATAATAAATTTACTGTCGATCAATATGATAAAAATGATAATTCTGCTGTATTCAAGGACGCTCTTGATAAGGCCGGAGCCGTTGTGAAGAATTATCAATCAGATGTTGTCCTATACAAAAATGAGAATACTGAGGGTGCGAAACCAAACTTAAAGGAAGTTACTGACAAAAGTATTCGAGTGAATGAGCCGTTGAAATTCGAAAATTTTGCCGTTTATCAAAATAGCTTTGTTCAAGATGAACCTAAGGCAATGGAGTTTACATTAAAAAATAAAAAGACAAATGAAGAAATTGGCGATGTGAAAATAGATTTATGGGAGCAACAAGAAGTGTACGACATTGCCGATGGATATAAAATTGAATTATTAGGGTATTATCCGGACTTTGATGGATTTGCAGAAAATGGTGAGCCAAAGTCTAAATCACCGGTTCCGAATAACCCAGCTTTTCTATTTAAAATGATTTCTCCGGAACATAAAGATGGAGAAGTAAGTTTTGTTGCCATCAGACAAACGATCGAGCCATTAGGTGACACGGAATATAAGATGGCTTTTAAAAATTTTGAAACTCTTAATAAATCAGCATTAACCATTCGTAAAGATTTAACATTATGGATATTTGGAATTGGCGGCTTAATCTTTATGATTGGGGTGATCCAAGGGGCCTACTGGAATCATCGTAGAATTTGGATTCAAAAGGTAGGGGATGAAGTTTATTTAGCAGGTCATACAAATAAAAACTGGCACGGTTTAAAAAGAGAGATATCAAGTGCGTTAGAAGGAACGAGTATACCTGAGCCACTAGATCGGAAAAAATAA
- the resA gene encoding thiol-disulfide oxidoreductase ResA → MEKKKKRLMIRTIILAILVLAVGYTLYSNLTQQSKGKITEGEKAPDFVLTDLDGKEHHLSDYKGKGVFLNFWGTWCEPCKAEMPYMEKLYPEYKKQGVEILAVNVGESNFQVKKFVEQFELTFPVVIDEKKEVQKDYNIVPIPTTFLINSEGEIVNAKPISKSLTEEEIRGLLDQIKP, encoded by the coding sequence ATGGAGAAAAAGAAAAAAAGATTGATGATCCGTACGATTATACTGGCTATTTTAGTGCTTGCTGTCGGATATACACTCTATTCCAATTTGACCCAGCAGTCAAAAGGGAAAATAACCGAAGGGGAAAAGGCTCCTGATTTTGTTCTAACCGATTTGGATGGAAAGGAACATCACCTCTCTGATTATAAGGGAAAAGGTGTATTTTTGAATTTCTGGGGTACATGGTGTGAACCTTGTAAAGCTGAGATGCCCTATATGGAAAAGCTATATCCTGAATACAAAAAACAAGGTGTTGAAATTCTTGCTGTCAATGTGGGAGAATCTAATTTTCAAGTAAAGAAATTCGTTGAACAATTTGAACTGACATTTCCGGTCGTCATCGATGAAAAGAAGGAAGTTCAAAAAGATTACAACATTGTTCCGATTCCCACGACTTTTTTAATTAACTCTGAAGGAGAAATCGTGAATGCTAAACCGATTAGCAAAAGTTTAACTGAAGAAGAAATAAGAGGATTATTAGATCAAATAAAACCATAA
- a CDS encoding pseudouridine synthase: protein MERLQKVIAHAGVASRRKAEQLILGGKVTVNGKVVTELGTKVSNHDRVEVEGIPIEREDKIYLLFYKPRGVISAVSDDRGRKVVTDFFPFVEERIYPVGRLDYDTSGLLLLTNDGEFANLLTHPKFKIEKTYIAKLQGIPPRPVLRQLERGIKLEDGPTAPAKTKVVSIDKKKQKSIVELTIHEGRNRQVRRMFEAIGFPVQKLRRERFAHLNLTGLNAGEFRELTPHEVKQLRALAEQGNH from the coding sequence ATGGAAAGGCTGCAAAAAGTCATTGCCCACGCTGGGGTTGCATCAAGAAGAAAAGCAGAACAGCTGATTCTGGGCGGGAAAGTAACAGTAAATGGAAAAGTCGTGACAGAACTTGGAACGAAGGTATCTAATCATGATCGAGTTGAAGTAGAAGGAATTCCAATTGAAAGAGAGGATAAAATCTACCTATTATTTTATAAACCACGCGGTGTGATATCCGCTGTTTCAGATGATAGAGGACGGAAAGTGGTAACCGATTTTTTTCCGTTTGTTGAAGAAAGAATTTATCCAGTAGGTCGATTAGATTATGACACTTCTGGGTTACTATTATTAACAAATGATGGAGAATTTGCTAATTTACTAACACATCCGAAATTTAAAATTGAAAAAACATATATCGCCAAACTTCAAGGAATCCCACCACGCCCTGTATTAAGGCAACTGGAGAGAGGGATTAAACTTGAAGATGGACCTACAGCACCTGCTAAAACAAAAGTCGTTAGTATTGATAAGAAAAAGCAAAAATCGATTGTTGAATTAACAATCCACGAAGGAAGAAATCGCCAAGTAAGAAGAATGTTCGAAGCAATTGGTTTCCCGGTCCAAAAATTAAGAAGAGAAAGATTTGCTCATTTGAACTTAACAGGACTGAATGCGGGAGAATTTCGCGAGTTGACTCCACATGAAGTAAAGCAATTACGAGCTTTGGCAGAACAGGGAAATCATTAA
- a CDS encoding spore maturation protein: protein MQWISTISLWIIPLIIGFILIYSTCKKVPAYESFVEGGKEGIKIAVSIIPFLVGMLVAIAIFRASGALEFLMELIRPALFAIGVPPEIVPLAIIRPISGTAALGMVSDLIGTHGPDSFIGRLASVIQGSTDTTFYILTVYFGAVGIRKMGDALKVGLLADLVGIIAAIVVVTMMFG, encoded by the coding sequence ATGCAATGGATTTCTACAATCTCCTTATGGATTATCCCGTTAATTATCGGGTTTATATTAATCTATAGTACATGTAAAAAAGTGCCTGCCTACGAAAGTTTTGTGGAAGGTGGGAAAGAGGGAATTAAAATTGCTGTATCTATCATCCCTTTTTTAGTAGGGATGCTTGTGGCGATTGCTATTTTTAGAGCATCGGGAGCACTTGAGTTTTTGATGGAGTTGATTAGACCAGCATTGTTTGCAATAGGGGTTCCGCCAGAGATTGTCCCATTAGCGATCATAAGACCCATTTCGGGAACAGCTGCACTTGGAATGGTGAGTGATCTTATCGGTACACATGGACCTGATTCATTTATTGGAAGATTAGCGTCTGTCATACAAGGAAGTACGGACACGACCTTTTATATTCTCACCGTATATTTTGGTGCAGTAGGGATTAGAAAGATGGGAGATGCCTTGAAAGTCGGCTTATTAGCAGATCTCGTTGGAATAATTGCTGCAATCGTCGTGGTCACGATGATGTTTGGTTAA
- a CDS encoding nucleoside recognition domain-containing protein produces the protein MVNYIWIGMVVVGLVFAVVNGKMEEVNAAIFQSANEAVTLCIGLISILVFWLGIMRIAQDSGLLDKLSRIFRPFVKRLFPEIPDGHPAMGYILSNMMANMFGLGNAATPLGIKAMEQLKELNGGKNYASRSMITFLAINTSSITIIPTTVIAIRMNYESATPTDIVGPALIATTCSTIGALMIDRYFHYRRMRNGVK, from the coding sequence ATGGTTAATTATATTTGGATTGGAATGGTGGTTGTCGGGTTAGTCTTTGCGGTTGTGAATGGAAAAATGGAGGAGGTAAATGCGGCCATTTTTCAGTCAGCAAACGAAGCGGTTACCTTATGTATTGGGCTTATTAGTATCCTTGTTTTTTGGCTGGGAATCATGCGTATTGCTCAAGATTCTGGATTATTGGATAAACTATCTAGAATATTTCGTCCATTTGTCAAACGATTATTTCCAGAGATACCAGATGGACATCCCGCAATGGGGTATATTTTGTCCAATATGATGGCCAATATGTTTGGACTTGGAAATGCAGCTACCCCATTAGGTATTAAGGCGATGGAACAATTAAAAGAACTCAATGGTGGAAAAAATTATGCAAGCCGATCAATGATTACATTTTTAGCAATCAATACATCAAGTATTACGATTATTCCTACGACAGTTATCGCGATCCGAATGAATTATGAATCTGCCACCCCAACAGATATAGTGGGACCTGCCTTGATCGCGACTACATGTTCAACGATTGGCGCCCTCATGATTGATCGTTATTTTCATTACCGAAGAATGCGTAATGGAGTGAAATAA
- a CDS encoding D-alanyl-D-alanine carboxypeptidase family protein encodes MMKKIIYICFSFILLFTLIPKPAIASPPVSASSAILMDQNSGRVLYGKDPHEIKRIASITKIMTAILAIESDKLEDDVKISDQAVRAEGSSIFLKPGEKMKLEDLVYGLMLRSGNDAAVAIAEHVGGSQDGFVLLMNQKAREIGMKNTHFANPHGLDDHENHFSTAYDMALLTKYAMQNKKFRQISGTKVHRAPLPDSEWQRVWNNKNRLLTEKYEYCTGGKTGYTKRAKRTLVTTATKGDLDLIAVTLNAPDDWNDHIGMFEYGFDQYHPKIIVSEGVIKKVKHPVYKNKVFVKNEYIYPLKPKEEKKIRVEYKMLKPKKQWEKGKNVPDTVGKVVIYFNESPVKTMPIYYKKGKQEEKKDWKSIWKNLFYIQLGVRNHG; translated from the coding sequence ATGATGAAAAAGATCATATACATATGTTTTTCATTTATTCTCCTGTTCACTTTAATCCCCAAACCGGCAATTGCATCTCCTCCGGTCAGTGCTTCCAGTGCGATCTTGATGGATCAAAATAGTGGACGTGTCCTTTATGGTAAAGATCCTCACGAAATAAAGCGAATTGCGAGTATTACGAAAATCATGACCGCTATTCTTGCGATTGAATCGGATAAGCTTGAAGACGATGTGAAGATTAGTGATCAGGCGGTTCGAGCTGAAGGTTCATCTATTTTTCTTAAGCCAGGGGAAAAAATGAAATTGGAAGATCTTGTATATGGTTTAATGCTACGATCAGGGAATGATGCGGCAGTGGCGATAGCAGAACATGTAGGAGGGAGTCAAGATGGTTTTGTTCTGTTAATGAACCAAAAGGCAAGGGAAATTGGAATGAAAAACACCCATTTTGCGAATCCCCATGGATTAGATGATCATGAAAATCATTTTTCAACGGCTTATGATATGGCATTGTTAACAAAATATGCGATGCAAAATAAAAAGTTTCGGCAAATCTCAGGTACGAAGGTGCATAGAGCTCCACTTCCCGATAGTGAATGGCAGCGAGTATGGAATAATAAAAATCGATTATTAACAGAGAAGTATGAATATTGCACGGGTGGAAAAACAGGTTATACAAAAAGAGCGAAACGTACTCTTGTCACTACTGCTACTAAAGGAGATTTAGATCTTATTGCAGTCACCTTAAATGCACCAGATGATTGGAATGATCATATTGGAATGTTTGAATATGGCTTTGATCAATATCACCCAAAAATAATCGTGTCTGAAGGCGTGATCAAAAAGGTTAAACATCCAGTATACAAAAATAAAGTGTTTGTAAAAAATGAGTATATTTATCCACTAAAACCAAAGGAAGAGAAAAAAATCCGGGTGGAATATAAAATGTTAAAACCGAAGAAACAATGGGAAAAGGGGAAAAATGTCCCCGATACTGTAGGAAAAGTGGTCATTTATTTTAATGAATCCCCAGTGAAAACGATGCCTATCTATTATAAAAAAGGAAAACAAGAAGAGAAGAAAGACTGGAAATCAATTTGGAAGAACTTATTTTACATTCAATTAGGTGTGAGAAATCATGGTTAA
- the scpB gene encoding SMC-Scp complex subunit ScpB has protein sequence MSIIQWKGILESLLFAAGDEGLSLKQIMTVLEINEPEAIDIIEDLKQEYENNDDRGILLIEMAGVFQLVTKKEHAPYLKKLVEVPNAHTLSQAALETLAIIAYKQPITRVEIEEIRGVKTERPLQTLTSKALIKEVGRAEGAGRAILYGTTKEFLDYFALKDLQELPPLAEQEEFVQEEADLFFEKFQQTMGESND, from the coding sequence TTGAGTATTATTCAATGGAAAGGCATTTTAGAAAGTTTATTATTTGCTGCAGGGGACGAAGGGCTCTCTTTAAAGCAAATTATGACAGTGTTGGAAATCAATGAGCCAGAGGCTATCGATATTATTGAAGATTTGAAACAGGAATATGAAAATAATGACGATCGAGGTATTCTGCTTATTGAAATGGCGGGAGTGTTTCAATTAGTCACCAAAAAAGAGCATGCACCCTATTTGAAAAAATTAGTGGAAGTCCCGAATGCTCATACACTTTCGCAAGCAGCACTTGAAACACTAGCGATTATTGCTTATAAACAACCAATTACACGAGTGGAAATTGAAGAGATACGGGGTGTGAAAACGGAGAGACCCCTTCAAACATTAACATCAAAAGCTTTAATTAAGGAAGTGGGCCGAGCAGAAGGAGCAGGTCGTGCCATCTTATATGGGACGACGAAAGAATTCCTAGATTATTTTGCATTAAAGGATTTACAGGAATTACCTCCATTAGCAGAGCAAGAAGAATTTGTTCAGGAAGAAGCCGATCTGTTTTTTGAAAAATTCCAACAAACAATGGGAGAATCGAACGATTAA
- a CDS encoding segregation/condensation protein A, whose protein sequence is MQYKVKVDSFEGPLDLLLHLIQRLEIDIYNIPMADITEQYLMFVHTMKELELDIASEYLVMAATLLAIKSKMLLPKQEEELMDDEMEVEEDPRDELVERLIEYRKYKEVARKLKEKEQERGKLYTKPPEDLSCYQENDESQPTELNVTIYDMLGAFNKLLRRKKFQKPLTTKIKKQEISIETRMSEIIHELTNMQSRTRFSQLFPYEDKEHIVVTFLAVLELMKRNEIEVEQDNNFAEILLSAKKGE, encoded by the coding sequence ATGCAATATAAAGTAAAAGTTGACTCATTTGAAGGGCCTTTAGATTTACTTCTTCATTTAATCCAACGATTAGAGATCGACATTTATAACATTCCTATGGCTGATATAACAGAACAGTATTTAATGTTTGTCCATACAATGAAAGAACTAGAATTAGATATCGCAAGTGAGTATTTAGTAATGGCAGCCACATTGCTAGCGATAAAAAGCAAAATGTTATTGCCAAAACAAGAAGAGGAATTGATGGATGATGAAATGGAAGTAGAGGAAGACCCCCGTGATGAGCTTGTTGAAAGACTAATTGAATATCGGAAATATAAAGAAGTGGCGAGAAAACTAAAGGAAAAAGAACAAGAACGGGGAAAGTTGTATACGAAACCCCCTGAAGACCTTTCCTGTTATCAAGAGAATGATGAATCTCAGCCGACTGAATTAAATGTCACCATTTATGATATGTTAGGTGCATTCAATAAATTATTAAGAAGGAAAAAGTTCCAAAAACCATTGACAACAAAAATTAAAAAGCAAGAAATATCGATAGAAACAAGAATGAGTGAAATCATTCATGAGTTAACCAACATGCAAAGTCGAACCCGATTTTCACAATTATTTCCTTATGAGGATAAAGAACATATTGTCGTAACATTTTTAGCTGTATTGGAATTAATGAAGAGGAATGAAATCGAGGTTGAGCAGGATAATAATTTTGCGGAAATCCTCTTGTCTGCAAAGAAAGGTGAATGA
- a CDS encoding DUF309 domain-containing protein, with amino-acid sequence MYVESYPQAYIEYLVHFHSDYDYFECHEQLEDYWKEHANTQRDSIWVGLIQVAVALYHQRRENFVGAYKLMKKALVQFNGKMNETEQLGIDHSSWVKLLNERLVEMKNYIEYTPLWIPFNNQQIVAICQAACSRLNLIWKSNVNPSYKIIHFHKLRDRSDVIKARAHALAERKVLL; translated from the coding sequence ATGTATGTTGAATCATATCCACAAGCTTATATTGAATATCTCGTACATTTTCATAGTGACTATGACTATTTTGAATGTCATGAACAATTAGAGGACTATTGGAAGGAACATGCGAATACACAACGAGATTCCATTTGGGTAGGCCTCATTCAAGTGGCCGTTGCCTTATACCACCAACGAAGAGAAAATTTTGTTGGTGCCTATAAATTGATGAAGAAAGCCCTCGTTCAATTCAATGGGAAAATGAATGAAACAGAGCAATTAGGGATTGATCATTCATCATGGGTAAAACTATTGAATGAGCGCTTAGTCGAAATGAAAAATTATATAGAGTATACACCATTATGGATTCCCTTTAATAATCAGCAGATTGTGGCAATTTGTCAAGCCGCTTGTTCTCGATTAAATTTAATCTGGAAATCTAATGTTAATCCATCTTATAAGATCATTCATTTCCATAAATTACGAGACAGATCAGATGTGATCAAGGCAAGAGCACATGCCTTAGCTGAAAGAAAAGTTTTATTATAG
- a CDS encoding GNAT family N-acetyltransferase: MLIRYKKSFEKIAMGLLSFMPCEKDIKQLQQTMKTYESDDQWQLYMWKDEDIIGIIGIHILDDQTAEIQHISVNPSYRKEGIGKAMLKALKEMHKNKQLKPNEYTATFFQKCHLEEDS; the protein is encoded by the coding sequence ATGTTAATTCGATATAAAAAATCTTTTGAAAAGATTGCGATGGGTTTACTTTCTTTTATGCCATGTGAAAAAGATATTAAACAGTTACAACAAACGATGAAGACGTATGAATCGGACGATCAATGGCAACTTTATATGTGGAAAGATGAAGACATCATCGGAATTATTGGAATTCATATTTTGGATGATCAAACGGCGGAAATACAGCATATTTCTGTTAATCCATCCTATCGTAAAGAGGGGATCGGAAAAGCTATGCTTAAGGCTTTAAAAGAAATGCATAAAAATAAGCAGCTGAAGCCGAACGAGTATACCGCTACTTTTTTTCAAAAGTGTCATTTAGAAGAAGACTCATGA